DNA sequence from the Malus domestica chromosome 11, GDT2T_hap1 genome:
ATTTTTGTTTACAAGTATTTGAGCAGCATGCATTCTTAAATTCTAACGACAAGCCATCAAATTACGAGTTACTTAAGGAGAAAATTGTTGCAAAGTGTAGGGGATTGCCTTTGGCCGCGAGGACCCTTGGTGGTGTTCTACTTCGTAGAGAAATAGACGAATGGGAAGAACTATTGAACAACAAGTTGTGGAGTCTCTCAAATGAGCATGACATACTTCCTGTGTTGAGACTAAGTTACTTTTATCTTCCTTCACATTTGAAAAGATGCTTTGCCTATTGCTCAATAATTCCAAATGACTATGAATTCGGGGAGATGCAAATGATCCTTCTGTGGATGGCCGAGGGTTTGATTCATCCTCAACCAGAAGATAATAAGCAAATTGAAGATTTAGGTGCTGATTATTTTCGGGAGCTCGTATCTAGGTCATTGTTTCAAAAGTCAACCAATAATACTTcaaaatatgtgatgcatgacCTCATTGGTGATTTAGCACGATGGGCAGCTGGAGATATTTGTTTTAGATTGGAGGATAAGCAAAATGATGATGGTGTACAACTTAGATGTTTTCCGAAGGCTCGCCATTCGTCTTACATTATCGGTCGTTATGATGGGGTTAAAAGATTTGAGGCATTTTCTGAAGTGAAATGTATGCGAACCTTCTTGCCACTCAGAAAGGGTTCTGCCTACAATTATTTAAGCCATCAGGTTACTTCTGATTTATTGCCAAAATTGCAGTACTTGCGGGTGCTTTCTTTTAATGGCTATAGAATAACTGAGCTGCCAAACTCAATTGGTGATTTGACATATCTATGGTATCTTGACCTTTCCTACACAGCTATAAGTAGTTTGCCTAAATCGATAAGTACTCTTTACAACTTGCAGACATTGATATTGGAATGCTGTTACGGTTTGAAGTCATTGCCTGCAGACAtgagtaatctaattaatttgcGCCATCTCAACAACTCAGATGTATCTTCGTTGGAAGGAATGCCTCTAAAACTAGGTAGATTGGTGAATCTCCAATCTTTGCCTAATTTTATGGTCAATGCTGGAAGTGATCAATCAGGAATACGAGAGATGGGGCCCCTATCGCATCTCCGAGGGACATTGTGCATCTCAAGATTGGAGAATGTGACTGATGTTGAGGATGCTCAAGGGGCCAACTTAAAATACAAGGCGAGGCTTGATTCGTTGGTCTTAAAATGGTCTCATTCAAGTGACACAAGAGAAATGGAATCTGCTGTGCTTGACATGTTAGAGCCTCATAGAAAGATCAAGGAGCTCACCATCAAGAGTTATGCCGGCAAGGAATTTTCAACATGGGTTGGAGGTCATTTGTTCTCCAATATGGTGCTTGTGCGCTTAGAGGAATGTAATAATTGTTTGTCGTTGCCACCTCTTGGACAATTGCCTCTACTCAAAGAACTTTATATTAGAGGAATGAATGCAGTGGAAAGTGTTGGTGCTGAGTTTTATGGAGATCGTAACTTGCCCTTTCGGGTATTAGAGACTCTTGAGTTTGTGGAAATGCAGCATTGGAAAGAATGGCTTCCTTTCCAACTGGATCATGAAAGTGGTGTTTTCCCTTACCTGAAAACACTCTTAGTAAAAAAATGTTCTAAACTGGAGGGTAAGCTGCCAGAGAACCTCAATTCTTTAGCTAAGCTTGAAATTGttgaatgtgaagaattagtggtTTCAACTGCCAACTACAAACGACTTTGTCAATTAAACATTGACGTTTGTGAAGTGTTGGTGCATACAGCTGCTAAGGTTGAGTTTGAGTTATTAGAGTCTTTGTGCCTTTCAAACATTTCGGAGGTGATGTCTCTGCAAACAGGGGATTTGTTCAACAAGGGATTAACCAAGGTTAGAGATTTGAAGATTAATGGATGTGAGGAGGTGATATCTTCATTGAAGAATGAGGGTAGATTATTTCAACAGTTGACTTCTCTTGGCCGTTTGGAAATCGAAGACAACTCTCCTCTAGTTGAAGAATTGGGAAAAGAAGCAGAGGAATTGCAAATATTGGAGTGCAGGATTGAATGTCTAGAGTTAAACAAGTGCAAAAATCTTTTGAAGGTACCAAAAGGGTTAAATCAGTTGTCATCTCTTCAAAAGCTTGGCATACATGAATGTTCACATCTAGTTTCTTTCCCAAATGTTGGTCTGCCACCTTCTCTTAAAGACATCGAGATGACATCGTGCGATTCGTtgatatattttacaaaattccaGATTCCCCAAAATCTCAGAAGAATAGAGATAAGAGAGTGcaaaaatttgaaatcactAGTAGATGAGGAGGCTGTTGGTTCTTCTTGGTCGTCTTATTCTCATAGTTGTCTTGAGTACTTGTTTATCGATGGATGTGAATCTCTGACGTCGTTATCATTGAGTGGCCAGCTTCTCAGGACACTTAAACACCTTCAGACATACAGATGTAAACAACTGGAGCTAATCGCAGAGGACGGGTCCTTCAACGACAACACCAATCACTGCCTTGAATATATTGAGATCTGGAATTGCCAAAATCTGAAATCCTTACCGGATGGATTATGCCACCTCAGCAATCTTCAAAAGCTACATATTGAAAGATGTGGAAGTCTTGTTTCCATCCCGAGACTGAGTGGGGGGAGAAGACCCTCCAACCTGAGAAATATCTGTATCATCTATTGCGAGAAATTGGAGGCGTTGCCCGAAGACATGCACAATCTCAACTCTGTTGAGGAATTGAGAATTGACTACCATGAAGGTTTGACTTTTCCTCCCAACCTAACATTACTTCATATTTGGAAGGTCAAGAGTTGTAAGTCATTGTGGGAGTTGGAGTGGGGGTTGCACAGACTCACCTTTCTTAGCAAGTTGGGGATCTATGGTGATGACCCGGGTACGATGTCGTTTCCACCCGACATGGTCCGCATGGAGACGCTCCTCCCTAAATCTCTCGCTCATCTCTCAATACATAGCTTCCCGAATCTGAAGAAATTGAGCGGCAAAGGCTTTCAATTCCTCACCTCCCTTCAATCTCTTAGACTCTGGAATTGTCCAAAGCTAGCATCCATTCCAGATGAGGGTCTGCCTCCTTCACTTACGCAACTTTGGATCTCTGGGTGTCCAGTGCTAAAAGAGAGATGCCAACCAGGAAAAGGACACTACTGGCACAAAATATCCCACATCCCTTCCATACAGATATAGATTTTAAGATATTTGAAGCTAATGGTCGATTTGATCCCATTCTCTACGTCCAGGTATCATCTTCTGAAGaaatgttttattattattttcatgtAAAGTagagtattattattattattattattattattattattattactagcatttgcctacacactttgtgtgtatcaacacatttttttagaaaatgagaaggagagagggagagagacagagagagagaacgtgaggggagtgagaggttttttttttggttttttcttttttttaatattggaggtattttaacatcatctgtaggtgaggcttcaataaaaaacagtaaaatttggacctgtgaaattacattattgcccatcattttttttttgtgtgatagaagactaatttgtcttttcatcatcttttggttgacaaagaggatttcattaattagtagagattatcATCTTTATTCATGTAAGATCTACTTTAACTATTAgagtaaaacttaaattttagatTCCAAACCTATTCCAAGTTGTTTCAACCTTGaggcaaatatgagttttataGCAAATTTAGCCCATAATTCCTTCCGGGTTAGTGGGTTGGCCcaccatatatgtgtatttttcttttaattttatatttataaattcattaaatccAACGGAAAAGATCTAATAATCTAACTGTAAAGAATGAAAACATTCccttcctttttgttttctcctttttgCATTTCTTCTACTATATCTATTGGTTAGTTTCGCTTTATTTTGTTAAATTCTATAGATAAAAAGATTATATGTACAGAAGGAGAAAATTAAAAGATTTAATagttcaaatttaaattcaacggctaaaataattagaaaaatcttttcatgtgtttcatattctttcataatgTTTCACAAGTTTCATGTTGTCAGTttagtaattttttaatatttatcggaatctaaatatttttccaatattttcatgtgtttcttTTCTTGCGTTCCTCGCAACACTAGTGTATTTGGAGCCCGTGGGATCTCGATCGAGTTGGGTGAGCAGGAtagttttgttgaatttgaatatgatttccTGGCCTTGGAGGCAGAGGATTCGGAAAACTGGGAATCTGGTGTGGTGAAAAGAAATGCAGGAAATGATTTGATCTTGAAGGGACCATTTGGATCTCCACATGGCCAATCCTTGGATTTGATTGGTTCTGATGATACAAAGCCTGAGCTTGAGGGGTTCGTTATGCAAACAGATGATGAACCAACAAGCATTGCTGGAAAGGGAGTTGGCTTTGACGAGTGGAACCTTCCAAGCACTACAATTGAACATGCCAGCATTCTGGAGCAGCTACTGCATGCTCTTCTGCTTCATATAAGTTGCATAATAATCCAAATCTCTACCAGTCTGTTCCAACTGGGCTTCTAGAGGGTGTGGATATGAGGACCATGAATGATGCTGCCAAGCAATTAAGGGATGATCATAGTTGCTGAGGAAGTTGGCCAGGTGTTTTATGCAAGGTCCTATTCTGATTGCCTATTAAATCATAGTTGTCAATCTAGTTGGGATACTAAGAAACCTTATATGTCTCCAGTAGGGAAACTTTGGGATATAACTGGTTCAAGGACTAGCAGTTCAAGGAAGCGAGGAAGCTTAAATCCGGAGCTTCCCTGCATcagtgaagaaaatgagaatgCAGATGAGGTAGCTGATATTTTCCAAGATGGCATTGTTTCAGATGCATTAAATAGCTCAATACAAAGAGTACCCCTTGCTGACATTACTGAGATTTCAAACCCTCCTGCATCAGTTTCTAAAGCTGAACCATATGCAGATAGACTTAGTCTAGATTCCGTGAACACTGAAATCAGCTTTACAGGCACTCATAAGAGCTTCAAACAGAGGCTTGGAATCCAAAACAGCAGCAAGAGAAGATATAACAATAAGGAGACAAACGATATTAAGAGGACCACTGGATCACTTCATAACATGTTCAGTAAACCAAAATTATCTGGAAAAACCAGTTTGAGAAAAGGTGGTCCAAGTTTGTCAGAGCAGGAGCCGAAACGTAACAATATCGTGTCCAGCATGACTTCTTTCATTCCACTTGTTCAACAGAAACAAGCAGCTGCAGTTATAACAGGTAATTTCTTACTAGTAATCTTAATCTTGAACTTTGGATGTTGCTTACATGTACAtttccatatgattgtttttcgAGTATGGATAATAATCGTATGTCTAAACTGGGTTACAGTATggatgatggttttgtttttactGAATTAGGGAATGTTTTGTTTGGAGCTTTAAATTGGTAATGCATATCTTGGGATCATCGAGTAAAAATTAGAGTGCATGTTTGAAAGTCCCATGAAAATTGAGTTGCCTTATTatccttcaaaagaaaaaattatagGTGACTTCAACTTGTCGTAAGGATCTTGATAGTGattcatttgttttttaattgtATCATTGTGAATGTCTTATAAGCATTCTgggatatttttcttttctttgttttttctttttctcgaaTGAATTAGTATTTTGACCTATTTGTGCTCTCTTGCAGCTGAAGCTACAAGCGTCTtgcagaaaagaaagagaatgaacgcaagatgaagaaggaagcCTTGAAACTTCACCAGTCAAGAATGGAGCAGGAGAATATGAAGCAGTTGGAGCtgcagaaaaaaaagaaagaagaagagaggaagaaaaaagaagctGATATGGCATCAAAGAAGAGACAAAGGGAAGAGGaagaaaggaaggagaaggaaagaaaaagaatgcgTGTTGAAGCCCGTAGACAGCAGAGAGAACATGAATACAAGTTACCTGCTGAAAAAGTAGAGAATGAAATGAAAAGCCAGGCCATTGTATGATTCTTTATGCTCTGCCTCATTTCattatatctttttctttttgcaatGTTAGGTATCACATTCTACATTGTGCTTTCTTGTGCAGGATGGAAGCGGCCCTGGCGGTAAGAAATCTAAGGATGAAACGCCACATAAGAAAATGGAGGCAGAAAGGGGATTTGACAATTCCAGAAATATTTCGGAGACTGAGCCTAGTACTTCCAGGATTTCAATAAGCAACGCTGGAAGAGAAAGTATTGTCCATGAAGAGTTCCATGAGGCCTGGAGTAATTATGGGTATAAAGCAGAGGTAAATGCTGgtgactttttttttaacaatcgatACACACCATATGTTAGGATCTACTTGCATGTTGAGTGCTTTTACTTGCATAGTCTGGAGCAGAGTGATAAACTGTGAGCGTAGCATGAATTATAATCCTCTGTTGATGTAGTTTGCATGGGACCTTTAAACTTGTTGGGTTTTAACTCTTTTGAGGCCTTCTTTTGCTATCGTTACCACAATATAGGAAAGAAGGCTACAATCGACTAAGTGCAAGAGTTCTCTTATGTTAAAACTCCTAATAGCTTATTGTAAACTCAAATCTGAACCACTGGTAGAAAGCTTTCTTATGCATGAATAGCTGCATACTTTTGTGCTCTTTTACCTTCTCTGTAAAGCCTTGTGCTGATACTTCCTGTGATATTTAAGGTACCGAGCGATTTAGACAAAGAAATGGAGAATTCAATTGGCATTACAAGTCAAGAGCAGTCTTATGACATCTCTCCATACAAAGAATCAGATGATGAAAATGACGATGATGACAATATCATACCGAATAGTAAATTTATTCCTTCATGGTCAAGGTATGTTTTTCAATTGTTATATATGAAATATGGTTTAGATCTTCAAATTATAGAGCATCACAGTCATCTCGGTGATATGTATTTTAGAAGGCATAGATTGTGTACCCTTTGAAACTGTCAACTCAGCTGGGCTCTAAAATAATCTGTTGTTTGGTTCTCGTTTTGTACAGTAAAAACTGCCTGGCTTTTGCTGTTTCTTGCCAGAATAGAGCAGACCCAGGGACGATCTTCCCCCCAGAAAGCTTTTGCTGCATCTCTGAAGGTACTTTTATGGTGTAAAGCCATGGTCTTAGTAGCTATTGCTTTGGCATTTTTGGCTAGTTAATTTTTAGATACCGCTGGACTAAGTTCCAATATGCTCATTTGCAGTCCTCTTGCCTCGAAACCATCAATTAAACAACAGCAGAATGCGTTAAACTCTACTCAGTATATTCTTCAGTAATAAGAGCTTTTGGTCAAGAAGAGGTAATGCTTACCTTTATTCTCCATTTTCCTTTCCGTGCTCTAAACTACATTTGTGCTGGCAGTTTGGTTGTTAAAGGAGCAATTTTCCTTCTGCAAAATGTAAAATGCCTTGAGTTACTGCCTATCAAAACCAAAATACTTGTAATAATTGGTTTTCGTTTCTCGTTGCAGATTTTCAAAGTCTATTTGTGAACAGTTTCTTGAGCAGGCGACACCCTTTCAAGCTGACATGTAATTGTTATCTCAAATAATTTCCCGACTGATTGTAGTTGAGAAGAGTGACAAGTTCCATTGGCAGAAGGCCAATTTCCTGAGCTATTGAGTAATTTGGTCATCGCCTCCTGCTGCTTTCTTGCTTCTTTGGCGCAGTCACTTTGGTATGCACTGGTTTTAATTTAACTTTTAACCTCATTCTCCTCAAGGATGATAAGTGAATGCTAGAAATGTATGTGTTTTGGTATGGGGGTGTTGTAAGATTATGTATATATAAAGCAATCTTTATTGCCTTTATTCTTCCTCTTTTGGTCAATTTGCTTATTCACGATCATACACCAAAAGGTTGAACATTGAATCATATACTtgttttccaaaaataaaactttgcaACTCTtgaaagcatatataaatttgCTACACGAACTAGTATAGAGAAGTCCATATGAGGTTAGAAtacaaaattgcacctataaAGCCGCATACTTGATTTGAGTTAAGTTGATTAGAGCGGTGTGCTCACTTTTTTGCACCCAAGTTGAATTTAGTATAAATTATTCTatggtttgttaaaaaaaacaaaaaaacaaaaaaattcatgaaTAATTCGATGTAACGCGATGTTTAAACGCAAAACTTGAGCGAGACATTAGCGGAATGATAGTTTCAATCCCCACCACAAATTTGCTACACCAACTAGTATAGGGCCTTGTATCCGTATCGGATGGAAGATGTCCAAGAGGACGCTTTCTGAAAAAAAACAGCACATATCACAGCCCTGATGCatagtctgaaaactttctgaTACAAATCACCAACTGGGTATGCTCAAAGTTTACAAATTTCCAATTGGGTAAGCTCAAAAGTTGACAAATTCCCAATTGGGTAAGCTCAAAGTTCACAAATTGTCAATTGAGTAAGCTCATATTACAATATTCACTTAACATAGCAATTTTTAAAATGTGTGATCAAAAGTGTAATGATTTGTCAAAATGTGCCTATTGTGATTAATTATCCTTGTATTATTCAACCAATGTCATATCAGAACGACAATGTACTCGCTCTATGAAAATTCTTCGCATCGGTTACATTTTAGACTGTACACATGAAAGtcattcaaaacataataaCAGTTGCCATGCGTTTTCCTGGTCTCCCAAATGATCAAGTTTGTTTTCTTGTCCTTTGTGTTTTGTTAAGTAGTTCCTGCAATTTTGCCCCCTTTTTCTGATTAATATATGAAGGGCATGAACCTTCGCATATAAAATTGATTAAACAGCAGTTTTAAAAAGTGAAATCAAAAGTGCCACAATTTGTCAGAAGTTGTCCACTGTGAGTTTGTGACTAATCGCCCTTGTCTTATTCGAGCAATGTGATATCACATCAATGGTGTACTCGTTTTATGGAAATTCTTCATGACCGTTATATTTTAGACAAGACAAATGAATGaatcattcaaaacataaagtttttctaattttttttttctttgatgttAAGTTTCTCTGTTATTTATTTGAAATATTAACTCAATAGTGAACTAGATAAGTGATTCTTGTAGAAAGAATACAACTTTCTAACTTTTCTTGTTCGTGGATTGTCGTGGGGATACCGGAATTGCAACTTTTCTTGCATGTGTTGTTGGTGGAATACTGACACAATCGCAAACCTAATTCTTTTAAACTTTCGTTTGGTAGCTTCTTAtcttttaggttttgttttagaGGCGTTTGGTCTTATGTCCTTTTTGTTGTGTATTTTCTTTATCAAGATGAGTAAAGTTTATGTCACAATCGCAAACCTAAttcttttaaactttgtttgtaGCTTCTTAtcttttaggttttgttttaaagGCGTTTGGCCTTATGTCCTTTTTGTTGTGTATTTTCTTTATCAAAATGAGTAAAGTTTATGTCACAATCGCAAACCTaattcttttaaattttgtttgttttgtagcTTCTTAtcttttaggttttgttttagaGGCGTTTGGTCTTATGCACTTTTTGTTGTGTGTTTTCTTTATCAAGATGAGTAAAGTTTATGTCATTCTCTCATTAGttgcaacttttttttaaatatcaatAAAATTTCCTTGTACCACCGAGGTTCTACTAGAACAAAATGACAAATGATAGATAATCTACcctaaattcatctaaattaTGAAAAACGGAGAAGAATTTAGACCCAAAACACAATAGTTGGAAGAGAAAAACCTTGTCTCAAGATAACCCACAATTTGTGATATTTCACTCCGTCATGAAAATCCTGCTCAATTTTCATTCCTTAAACATCTATTCAGGATATGGTAAGTAAAGCGTGGAGATTAGTCACAGCCCTTGTGACTAAACGATGGTAAAGCTGAAGCAGTCCGCATGGTGGTAACTTTGGTAATATCTAGTGCCGGCAGGATGAAGCTGAAGCTGAAGCTCGTAtaagaaaacaaatataaaagataaagaaaaggTAAAAGACAAATATCATGACCCCACGacaatgaaaagaaagaaaaaaaaaaaggaattatcATAGCAAATTGAATTATTGAAGAGTTCTAAAGTCTTTGTCATCTGGGTTCTGGATTCGTTGACTTTCATAACTCATAAGCGATCAGATGAGTTCAATGGAAACAAGTCCCTTCATCTTCATGATCATCTGAAAGCTTCAATTGATGCAGTAAGTTCTTCGTCCAACTATATCTATATGGGAAATCCATTATTTATTCGTTATTTATTTCATTTGCTTCATCTTAATTGCAGCTATATATATGGTTTCATGTTCAACACTTTGTTAATTGCACTAAAGTTTTCAACTTCAACTGAAAACTTTCTGATGCAAGTCACCAACTGGGTAAACTCAAAGTTGACAAATTCCCAATTGGGTAAGCTCAGAGTTCAAAAATTGTCTTGTAAAAAGttttcttataattaaaacaacaaaagcacTCCTAGAAACCAATCCAAACCAGATagagaaaaaataaaagcaaaagcaaaaaattaTGACCCCATGACAATGAAGATAGAGAAAAAAGTGGAAAGTACAGCTTTCTTTCTGGTCACAAAGAGGAGGACTTATCATGGCAAATTGAATTATTGAAGAGCTCTAAATTAAGTCTTTGTCGTCTGGAATCTGGATGCatagtctgaaaactttctgaTGCAAATCACCAGCTCAAAGTTGACAAATTCCCAATTGGGTAAGCTCAGAGTTCAAAAATTGTCAATTGAGTAAGCTCATATTTCACCCCCTCTCTGATTAATGATGCTCTCTGATTAAAGATGGACAATATTCACATTTCAAAGATAAAATTGATTAAAAGAGCAATTTTTAAAATGTGTGAACAAAAGTGTAATAATTTGTCAAAACGTGCTAACTAACAACCCTTATATTATTCAAGTCATGTCATATCAAAGTTATAGTATACTCGTTcgttcaaaaaaacaaaaagttataGTATACTCGTTATATGAAAATTCTTTGTGCTTTATacattttaaattgtacacatgaaagtcattcaaaacataataaCAGTTGCCATGCGTTTTCCTGATCTGCCAAATGATCAAGTTTGTTTCTTTGACCTTCGTGTGTTTTGTTAGGTGGTTCCTGCAATCCCACCTCCCCCcctcctctttctttttctgattAATGAAGGGCATGAACCTTCACATATAAAATTGATTGAACAGCAGTTTTAAAAAGTGAATCAAAAGTGCCACAATTTGTCAAAAGTTGTCCACTATGAGTCTATGACTAATTGCCCCTGTAATATTCGAGGAATGTGATATCACATCAATGTTGTACTTGTTTTATGGAAAATTTTCATGGCCGTTATATATTAGACTAAGTAAATGAATGaatcattcaaaacataaagcttttctaatttttttttctttgatgttAAGTTTCTCTTCAGGCGTTATTATGTTATTTATTTGAAATATTAACTCAATGGTGAACTAGATAAGTGATTCTCGTAGAAAGAATATAACGTTCTAACTTTTCTTGTTCGTGGATTGTCGTGGGGATACTGGAATTGCAACTTTTCTAGCATATGCTGTTGGTGGAATACTGACACAATCGCAAACCtaattcttttaaaaaattggtTTGTTTTGTAGTTTCTTATCTTTTAAGTTCTGTTTTGGAGGCATTTGGTCATATGTCACTTTTTCGTGTCTCGTCATCAAGATGAGTAAAATTTATGTCATTCTCTCAttaagtgtaatttttttttcatttcaataaAGTTTCCTTGTACCACCAAGATTCTACCAAAACAAAATGACAAACGATAGATAATATACactaaattcatctaaattaTGAGAAAAGAGAAGAATTTAGACCCAAAACATAAtagtttgaaaagaaaaacctcAGCCCAAGATAACCCACAATTTGTGATATTACACTCCATCGTGAAAATCTTGCTcaattttcatttcttaaacATCTATTCAGGATATGGCAAGTAACCTGTGGAGATTAGTTACAGCCCTTGTGACTAAACGATGGTAAAGCTGAAGCAATCCGCATGGTAGTAACTTTGGTAAAATCTGGGGTCGGTAGGATAAAGAGCCCTGGGGGTGTTTACCAAGGACAAGGATTCTCTTCTCCTTTTTTCCCATATATTTCCATCATCcttttgtttgtgtggtcacgattaagttaagtctttttgtcttattatctctataaaaaatcaatataaaatattgacatgacttaaccatgaccacacaaataggAAATGATGGAAGTGTTTGGAAAAAAGAAGGAGAGAATCCTTGTCCGTTTACCAATTGCCATGCGTTTCTTGGTCTCTGCCAAATTATCAattttgctttcttttcttgtccTTGGCTCACGATAAATAGTACATTTTAATTTGCTCATTACTATAAATTATGATCTACGTTCATTATACATCTTAAATTATGTCATGTGTCTTTTGATCCAACTCTAattaacttatatatatatatattttttttttttttgaacaattgatattatctacattaaaagaATGAtgaacttagcctcacaatagacttgtaataatatggttcaaattcacatttggatataatcaaacctaaaacctttcacttaccagtgaagaggaataccactagaccacaATACTAAATGACTAAGTAActtctatattaaatattatttttttaattttgaaaagtattaaaaaaaacaaaaatatcccCTTCTTCTTCATTCTGGCCCCTCTCTTCCTTCTCCGTATTAATAATTGGACTATTATTTGATAAAAGTGTTTATCCTTATTAATGCTACATTATTTAGCTTGTAAAtcttatttacaaatttagtcccgattaccttttttttataacataAACATTATGACCCCACGACAGTAAAGAGAGAACAATAAAGAGGAAAGCAACACTTTCTTTCTGGTCACAAGAGGACTTATCATGACCAATTGAATTACTGAAAGAGCTATAAAGTCTTTGTCATCTGGAATCTGGATTTGTTGATTTTAATAAGCGATCACTTTCTTTCTGGTCACAAGAGTACTTATCATGGCAAATTGAATTATTGAAAGAGCTCTAAAATCTTTGTCATCTGGAATCTGAATTTGATGATTTTCATAAGCGATCACATCGATGGAAACGCGTCCCTTCATCTTCTTGGTCATCCGAAAACTTCAATTGATACTGTAAGTTCTTCCAACTATATCAATATGGGAAATccattatttattcattaattatttcattttcttcttcttaattgcagctatatatatatgatttaaTGTTCAACACCATGTGCAGTCATAAGCTCGAGCCTCAAGCTTCCATGGAACTACTTAAATCTTAATTGCACTAAAGTTCTCaacttcaagtcttcaactGATCCTCGGAAGCAAGTGTCCTCGTGATCCGACGACTTTCATGTAAGTTCTTGCTACACATTCGGTCTTATATCCATCCGAGTTTCAAGTTGTGTAACTTGTCGTGTCCTAAATTAATAGTGTTTCTTAAATATGTAAACAATATATAATTTTTGACATATCCGATTGAGCTCCGGTGCATCCATATAATTAGTTTCATTTGCTTAAATTGTGCAGCTGTGACTACTTGTGAGCCTTGATTGGTATTGGTCAGCGGATCAAACTTaaattctttct
Encoded proteins:
- the LOC114823241 gene encoding putative disease resistance RPP13-like protein 1, whose amino-acid sequence is MPGEVFLVAFLQVLVDKLAQREVLKYFGLVKGVDQNLKKWSATLSAIGAVLNDAEERQLMAESNALKLWLDDLKDLAFDAEDVLDKYHTKMLKRQIQHAHSSTRSKAWKSIPNRVFNFKMNSEIQKISERLQEISERKDQLSLKIDTRTLTTKARQHISPSTSLPDGPVIGRDEDKGKIVELLSKQEHRAVNFEVVAIVGMAGVGKTTLAGQVLKDMVATQMFQPAVWVCVSDDFNLERVTKQILESITSRQCTTEDYNKVQNDLHKKLAGKKFLIVLDDVWKTCSYGEWKKLQSTFHDGAQGSKIVVTTRDTDVSKMMGAATLVHNLVPMENHFCLQVFEQHAFLNSNDKPSNYELLKEKIVAKCRGLPLAARTLGGVLLRREIDEWEELLNNKLWSLSNEHDILPVLRLSYFYLPSHLKRCFAYCSIIPNDYEFGEMQMILLWMAEGLIHPQPEDNKQIEDLGADYFRELVSRSLFQKSTNNTSKYVMHDLIGDLARWAAGDICFRLEDKQNDDGVQLRCFPKARHSSYIIGRYDGVKRFEAFSEVKCMRTFLPLRKGSAYNYLSHQVTSDLLPKLQYLRVLSFNGYRITELPNSIGDLTYLWYLDLSYTAISSLPKSISTLYNLQTLILECCYGLKSLPADMSNLINLRHLNNSDVSSLEGMPLKLGRLVNLQSLPNFMVNAGSDQSGIREMGPLSHLRGTLCISRLENVTDVEDAQGANLKYKARLDSLVLKWSHSSDTREMESAVLDMLEPHRKIKELTIKSYAGKEFSTWVGGHLFSNMVLVRLEECNNCLSLPPLGQLPLLKELYIRGMNAVESVGAEFYGDRNLPFRVLETLEFVEMQHWKEWLPFQLDHESGVFPYLKTLLVKKCSKLEGKLPENLNSLAKLEIVECEELVVSTANYKRLCQLNIDVCEVLVHTAAKVEFELLESLCLSNISEVMSLQTGDLFNKGLTKVRDLKINGCEEVISSLKNEGRLFQQLTSLGRLEIEDNSPLVEELGKEAEELQILECRIECLELNKCKNLLKVPKGLNQLSSLQKLGIHECSHLVSFPNVGLPPSLKDIEMTSCDSLIYFTKFQIPQNLRRIEIRECKNLKSLVDEEAVGSSWSSYSHSCLEYLFIDGCESLTSLSLSGQLLRTLKHLQTYRCKQLELIAEDGSFNDNTNHCLEYIEIWNCQNLKSLPDGLCHLSNLQKLHIERCGSLVSIPRLSGGRRPSNLRNICIIYCEKLEALPEDMHNLNSVEELRIDYHEGLTFPPNLTLLHIWKVKSCKSLWELEWGLHRLTFLSKLGIYGDDPGTMSFPPDMVRMETLLPKSLAHLSIHSFPNLKKLSGKGFQFLTSLQSLRLWNCPKLASIPDEGLPPSLTQLWISGCPVLKERCQPGKGHYWHKISHIPSIQI
- the LOC139189137 gene encoding uncharacterized protein; this encodes MKKEALKLHQSRMEQENMKQLELQKKKKEEERKKKEADMASKKRQREEEERKEKERKRMRVEARRQQREHEYKLPAEKVENEMKSQAIDGSGPGGKKSKDETPHKKMEAERGFDNSRNISETEPSTSRISISNAGRESIVHEEFHEAWSNYGYKAEVPSDLDKEMENSIGITSQEQSYDISPYKESDDENDDDDNIIPNSKFIPSWSSKNCLAFAVSCQNRADPGTIFPPESFCCISEVLLPRNHQLNNSRMR